The following are from one region of the Carassius gibelio isolate Cgi1373 ecotype wild population from Czech Republic chromosome A13, carGib1.2-hapl.c, whole genome shotgun sequence genome:
- the LOC128026045 gene encoding potassium channel subfamily K member 1-like, translated as MLQSLTGNSCVRLIQSNKSAWYFLFLVLGYILYLIFGAVVFSSVELPYEDLLRQQLRGIKRQFLQEHECLSEERLERFLSKALEASNYGVSILNNASASWNWDFTSSLFFASTVLSTTGYGHTAPLSDGGKAFCIIYSVIGIPFTLLFLTAVVQRIMVYSTWRPIMYIHTHWGLSKPLVAVVHATLLAFLAVSCFFLIPAAIFSALEKNWNFLESFYFCFISLSTIGLGDYVPGEAFNQRFRELYKLGITVYLLLGLIAMLVVLETFCELQQLKQLRKMFYLKKEKAQDRLTIMEHDHLAFSSMPDGTVNLPQEDKTEPFVDFPILTSPGGDDPMIK; from the exons ATGCTTCAGTCCCTCACCGGTAATTCGTGCGTGCGCTTGATACAGAGCAACAAATCTGCATGGTATTTTCTGTTTCTCGTGCTCGGCTATATTCTGTATCTCATATTCGGAGCGGTGGTTTTCTCCTCGGTGGAGCTGCCGTATGAAGACCTCCTGCGCCAGCAGCTCAGAGGAATCAAACGGCAGTTCCTTCAGGAGCACGAATGTCTGTCCGAGGAAAGGCTGGAGCGTTTTCTGTCCAAAGCGCTGGAGGCCAGCAACTACGGGGTGTCTATTCTCAACAACGCGTCGGCAAGCTGGAACTGGGACTTCACTTCGTCTTTGTTTTTTGCAAGCACGGTCTTATCAACCACAG GATATGGTCACACCGCCCCTCTCTCTGATGGTGGAAAGGCGTTCTGTATCATTTACTCTGTGATTGGCATCCCCTTCACCCTCCTGTTCCTCACGGCTGTGGTGCAAAGGATCATGGTCTATAGCACATGGCGGCCCATTATGTACATTCATACACATTGGGGTCTGTCTAAACCCCTGGTGGCCGTCGTTCACGCAACCCTGCTGGCCTTCTTGGCCGTATCCTGTTTCTTCCTCATCCCTGCCGCCATCTTCTCTGCCCTAGAAAAGAACTGGAACTTTCTGGAGTCCTTCTACTTCTGCTTTATCTCACTCTCCACTATCGGTCTTGGTGACTATGTGCCCGGAGAGGCCTTTAACCAGAGGTTTCGTGAGCTTTACAAACTGGGCATCACAG TGTATCTCCTCCTCGGCCTGATTGCCATGCTGGTGGTGTTGGAAACCTTCTGTGAGCTGCAGCAGCTGAAGCAGCTGAGGAAGATGTTTTATCTGAAGAAGGAGAAGGCCCAGGACCGACTGACCATCATGGAACATGACCATCTGGCCTTTAGCTCCATGCCGGACGGTACCGTCAACTTGCCCCAGGAGGACAAAACCGAACCCTTTGTGGACTTCCCCATCTTAACCTCTCCTGGAGGTGATGACCCCATGATCAAGTAG